The Bacillus sp. SM2101 genome contains the following window.
AAACAAGCGCTTCTTTGTTTTCGCCTAGATATTTCATGATTTTTATCCTCCTATAAACATTTCTTTAAAATTTTCTACTATCATTCCATTTTAAAAAAACAACCTGCATGGTTATGTTTAAAAAGAGCTCATCGTATAAACATGAAGAAATCTTAAGAAATTCTTCATTATGTTACAAAGAAAAACGTAAGATTTGAATGTTATGCTAGAAAAGTAAGAGAACATGAAACGTTTCTACAAAACATAGAAAACGAATCAATCAGTTAGGAGGAAATGTGTGTGACAGAGACTAACCAAACAAAAATGACCCCCTTGATGCGATTCTCCATCGTGGGGTCGTTACTCATATTCACGATTATTTTGATCTATACATCCATAGATTTGGTTCGGTATATGAAAGAAAATCTAAGTGATTCTTCCATCAACTGGGTAGAATCCATTGCTTTGGGTGAAGACATCGGAATCAACTTGGTAACGAGAAATGATGGAAGCACCGAAATGGAAGTCGTAAACGGGGAAATGAAAGAGGTATTCGAAGTATCCGATCAAGATGAAGACATTACCTTGTTTCCGAACGAGTCATTAGGGATATTGGGTGTAATCACAAACGAACAAATTGAACAAATTTCGGTCAATGATTCTAATGAAAAAATATCCATAAATGATTCCAATGGAAAGATCCAGTTCTATCCCTATGAAGGTTATATCTTCTTTTATTCAACCGAGAAAGTAGACGAACCTGTTATTATCAAAGGATTTTCCGACGAAAACGAATTGGTTAGTGAAACTCGTTCTTCATAATCTACGAAAAAGGAGTCTTAATCATGCTTTTAACATTAATTAGTGAAGTGGGATATCACGGCGCCGTCGGAGCCTTTGTTGCGTATTTGATCGGTCGTCGTTATCTTCCGGAAAAGAAATTGTTTCTTTTTATGTTTTTAGGAGTCATTGCGGGGATTGCCCCTGATTTGACTTTGATCTTTGAATTTGCAGGAGGGGTTCTTTCAAGTATCACCGATTTTCCTGTTTTGGAGTTTTTAGGAGTACGTTTGTATTTGATGGGTCATTCGATATTTGTCGCTCCAGCTTTTAGTTTAGGGATAGCGGTTCTGATCCGTCCTATTTTTCCTGAACTGACTTTGAAGATCCGTTGGATGTCTATGTTTTTTTCTATCGTAATTGGGCATTTATTCATGGATTTTCTAGATAATGGATTGCCTTTATTCTTCCCAATAACATATGATCGAGATATTGGTTTAAATGTATTGAACGGGAGCGATGGGTTCCTTGTTCTTTCCTTTAGCGTTTTATTTGCACTTATTCTGGTTCTTCATAAAACGGGAAGGCAAAAATGGGCCCCAAAACTCATTATAGTCGGAGTTGTTCTGCTGGCTTCCTATGGAGGGGTAAGGGAGATGTCGAAAACTCAAATGACAAAGCAATTGTCTGAACAATACCCTGGTGATAAGGTGTACATTGAAGCGGGAAGTGGAAATCCTTTCTCGAGCCGGTTATGGCATTATGAAATCAGGTCGAATTCCGATGATTTTATCTTTATCATTTATGGTGAAGGATCTTTCTCGAATCTGAATGAATCAGAACAAGAACGACTTTTCTTATCAGATAACGGGTATACGCTCTTACTGAGGAAAATAAAAAATGAACATCAATTGTATTTAATAGGAATTCCTTATAATATCGATGAGTCTAGTTATAATTTTGATGTTGGAAAAGAAGACTTGCTTGTTTATGAAGCGGAAGAAGAGTCTGAGGAACTAAAAAGGGTAGAAGGTGAAGAGAAAGACAGTCTTTTAAACGAACTACCTACTCTCTCTAACGAAGCCATCCTTTTTGAAAAACAAGATGTCACCATCAAGGGCATCGATCCGATAGAGGAATGAAGACAAAAACGCCTGAAAAGGCGTTTTTGTTAATTTAGTCAGAAATAAAAATGACTTGATATAAGTTTAAACTATCGTAGAGATAAGTGGAAATGAATATAAAATTAAGTTAGAAAGGGATTTATCCTATACTGACATTAATAATAATGTGTAATTAGTAGTGGGTAAAAATTTTTAAGGGTGGGGTGCATACACATGTCAGTCAGTATGTAGAATAAAAATTTTAGTAACGTGGTTAAAATTTAACTTAATAGCAAGAAAGTTTCCGACTTTTCAAACATAGAAATCAGTAATACTAGCTAAGAGTTCTTCAAAAAATGGAGCTAATCTGAAATACAGATAGTCGTCACTTATTATTTTTGACTATAAATAAGTAGCTTAGCTCCCGTTGACCTTATTAACATAGATATTCGCATATTTAAGTTACGTTATATATATTAGTCTAACCTTCTATTGCGAATAACCATACACATAAAGTAAAAACTCTAGAAGGTGAATTTTTAATGAAAGATAAAGGTTGTAAGTGTAGAGTTGTTCCACCACCACTGCATGGACCACCAGGGAAACCTGGGCCACAAGGTCAGATGGGAATGCAGGGGCAACCAGGG
Protein-coding sequences here:
- a CDS encoding metal-dependent hydrolase, translating into MLLTLISEVGYHGAVGAFVAYLIGRRYLPEKKLFLFMFLGVIAGIAPDLTLIFEFAGGVLSSITDFPVLEFLGVRLYLMGHSIFVAPAFSLGIAVLIRPIFPELTLKIRWMSMFFSIVIGHLFMDFLDNGLPLFFPITYDRDIGLNVLNGSDGFLVLSFSVLFALILVLHKTGRQKWAPKLIIVGVVLLASYGGVREMSKTQMTKQLSEQYPGDKVYIEAGSGNPFSSRLWHYEIRSNSDDFIFIIYGEGSFSNLNESEQERLFLSDNGYTLLLRKIKNEHQLYLIGIPYNIDESSYNFDVGKEDLLVYEAEEESEELKRVEGEEKDSLLNELPTLSNEAILFEKQDVTIKGIDPIEE